tgaataaatagctttccattgatgtatggtttgtaaGGATAgcacaatatttggccgagatacaaatatttgaaaatctggaatctgagggtgcaaaaaaaatttaatattgagaaaatctcctttaaagctgtccaaatgaagttcttagcaatgcatattactgatcaaaaattaagttttgatatatttacggtaggaaatgtacaaaatatctttatggaacatgcgctttacttaatatcttaatgttttttggcataaaagaaaaatggataattttgacccatgcaatgtattactggctattgctacaaatataccccagcgacttaagactggttttgtggtccagggtcacatattacatataaaatattaatactttttgcaATAAGAATTCTGTTGCAAAAGCCTCTACACATTGTCATATAAGTGAGTGATTCAGTAACAGAACTGAATAATTCTTTCAAAGATTCCAAACCAGTAACTCATGAGTTTGtgattctttgattaaaagAAGTGGTTCAAAAGAGTAATTTTCTCATGAATCAAAGCATGCatacaaaattatttcaataatttaaactaagttttattatttcacTTTTTCGGTCTGTTTTTCAGAGTGATTTTTACTGATATAActcatttttactattttatttatatatttaccatGGTACTGTAGACTCCCGGTGAAAACCCAAAGGTAAAACTgtttcatataaatattaatgcCTTCTTGGTCATCCTTGTTGGGGGGATTCTCCAAGATTCTTGGCACACAAAGGCATTAAACATTCTTGTTGGCCATCTCGtagcatgaaatgaaaacagcaaGCACTGGGAGACACTGGGCATATGCAGTGCACCAACATGTTGTCTAAAGTGAATGGTTTCTATCACACACTGCATGACGCCTTTGACCTGGGGTGACTCACAGTCATTGACATCTACTCTGAATCCATTTCCAACAAAACACCTCACCGACTGAGCTCCATTCAAaccccttttagccttttgtcagttttatttataggGACATTGAGAAATAAGACAGGAAATGATTTGGGGAGACTGGACTGAAAAATGTTGCAGGTTGAACTCAAACAAAGTCACCCAAGCAAGTGTTGCGTCACCCATGATAAAGAGCaactttatttagttagtttagAATTGACACTTTTGAATGATCTTTCTCTTTGATTCTCTTTAGGACTGAAGAGAGGAGTATGTTCCCAGATTAATCATTTCCCAGAGGATGCTGATTATGACCAGGATGCTGCAGAGTACCTTTTACGTGAGTCAGGAGTGTTGATTCGTGCATGTCTTATGGACTATAActgatttttacattataaatacagGGGTATGGGAAAAACCAATGCATTTGTTGtctctgtttgttttatttttttcttctcaggtGTAGTCAGGGCCTCCAGTATATTTCCTATCCTTAGTGCCATATTATTGCTGCTAGGTGGAGTGTGTGTGGCTTCTAGTCGGTTCTACAAGACCAAAAGACACATCATTTTGGGAGCAGGCATTTTGTTTGTAGTGGCAGGTAATACGTCTCATTATGATAATTGTAGGATCCTAATTTACAGTAATTTGTGATGGGACGAATTCACTTATGATTTTTTGACGCTTTTGTGTGCCATATTTCCATGTCTTAATCACTAACCTATAATCCAGCAAATTtgatcagtgttgttattgttaactagaACTTCTGTAAAACTAAAgctattaaaaaatattcttgttaattgaaataaagctgaaataaaatattagattaaaaatgtaaaaaatgtcacattggaaagtaactaaaataaaataagttgaagtactaaaattactaaaactaaatgaaattgaaaagctgaataaaaatgataaaaacaacaaaattacaaaaatttaaactaaaattaaaattaaacttaaaatataaaaatcatttaattcaaaatattaatgaatactataagtatataaataatactaaaataacaatgatttaaatgtcttgtttttatataaaaaaatcgaataaatgtaattatttaagtcaatgtattaaatatgaaaaataattaaatgtcaacATTTAAACCCATTCTCATTCTTTTCAGAAAATCACACCTCATTTCAATGCAAACTAAGTTTATTATAGCACATTATTCAAGTCAGCGCTATTAGCTTGGTGTAATTTATATTTGGCTGTCATGCTTGTATGATTTTATAAACAGAATTCAGTTTCAACAAACTATGGCATCAACAGGTGCACAGGTGCAATTCTGCTGAATTTGAGTGAATTCACCCCAAAGTGTTTGAATCCTTGCTTTGTATTAAAGATAAAACTGCTgacctaaacaaacaaacaaaaaatacattttgtcttGAATTGATCCAGGCCTGAGCAACATCATAGGTGTCATTGTATACATCTCGGCGGCGCTCAGCGACATCTCTCCCAAAAAGGACGAGGACAAGAAGTGGCACTACTCCTACGGCTGGTCGTTCTACTTCGGCGGCCTGTCGTTCATCCTGGCGGAAGTGGTGGGCGTGCTGGCTGTCAACATCTACATTGAGCGCAACAAAGAACTGCGCTGCCGCTCACGCACCGACCTCTTCCGCAGCACGACCTCGGCCGTGTTGCGCCTGCCGGGATACCGCTTCCGCCGGCGCTCCTCCCGCTCCAGCTCACGCTCCACAGCGGAGCCGACCCGCTCCCGCGAGCAGTCCCCCACCTCTGCCATCGCTCCCAAGAACTTTGGCCCGCCCCTGGCCGCCGGCCCGCCGCCCTTTTCGGTTGCCACGCTTCCCAATCCGCACACGCACTCCGGAGGAGGCATGGGGGATATATCCATGTACACGCTCGGCAGGGAAGGTAAGCCGCCCATGTACGGCACAGTCGACCGTGCCACGCTCTACCAGCTGCACAATTACTTTCCGACGAAGGAGGGCGGCGGAGGAGCGCTCATGACGGGAACGCTGCCTTCTCTGTCCAAGTCGAACCTGGCTGCGTCGACCAACGCCACCCTCAACACCTCGTCTTCCTCCGGCCCCCAGCAGGCGCCGCTGTCCGCCGGCTCCTCCGCCACCATGGAGAGGGATCGAGGGCTGGGAACCTTGGATCGGCTTGGTAAAGGAGACAGTTCAAACACTAACACTCTCAACAGGAGAACAACACCTGTGTAACGAAAGGCTGGAGGGGGGAGGGAAGAGAGTGATGGGGAAAACAAGCGATTACATGAACTGGAAGAAAAGCGGGAATgggggagggaaaaaaagagcAAGAAAGGGCTGAGAAACGAAACAAGGTCCACTTGCAAGACGACAAAGAAGTGAATAAGAAGGCAATACATCCTCTTTTTTCTCGTTTTTGAACATGGTGACTTGAGTAACAGAATTCCATCCGCACTTCTTATTGATTCATGTTGAAATACTCGATGTGTGTGATGGTGATCTTTCGGTTCTTCGAGCTCTTTCAATTCCAGTGCTTTATCATCAGGTTATGCCTGTAACTTATTTAGCATTCCAATAtagttgatgttttttttttttattattattattattatgctaaTTGTTATTGCTGGGTTAACTTAtacattatccatttttatcaaggtattttgtttttgcacaattatccatttgaatttatttcctTTCGATTGATGAACTCAAACtgtgatttttttcttgtaCATGTTGACACTATATTTCACGATGTCATTCAGTGTCAAGCATGTGTTAATTCTGCGAGAGTGTGacgactattattattattattatgacattttttagtttttacaaAGATTGTTAATATTTAGACCTGTGGAATTTTTCATTGTAACCGTAAGTGTACAAGTAGTTAAGtcttcatataaatataattgatttatttatcatACTAACAGTCTTAATATTGTTACGATGGgataattattataatgaaCTACTTTTGAGACTGAAAgtcaaaaagagaaaaagaaagagacaaTACAGAAGTGAAAGGCATTCATTCCAGGGGAGCAATACGTATACCTAAAAAACCTCAccagaaaagacaaaaaaatctattaaatatatagtatattatgaatataaatatatatataaaattgtgtgtgcgtgtgtgtggaaaaaacttttttggtaaaataaaatatattctatgAATGTGTAAAACTGAGATCTATGTGCATACTGTTAGCAGTTTTGACTGCAGcatattattttcatgtttatttgtaactttgtatGCATGATTCATATCTAATATATGATATATTCATAATGCTCTGCTTTTTGGTTTTGTGTGCATCGCGTTTATGTGCTCATGTGGATGGATTTGGGATGACAGACGAGGGTCAAAAGGAAGGTCATCATCAAGACCCAGAAGACTAGAAAGGGATCTGATACACCACActttatacacacatatttttacataaaaaaacagacatttatCCTCTAATTAATAACTACAACTATGGGAAGTGCAAAATGGACCAAGAGGACAGCCGTACACCACCTGGTAATCATCACCAGTGACATCCCTTAAAGGCCACCTACATAGTCAGCTGGCTTTTAAAAAAACTCATAAGTGaccatttgaaatgttttaatagacAACAACTCATTGAGCTTCTAATTTAACACACGCATTCCTTGACATTAGCATTTTGCTAATGAAGCAATACTCAGCATATGAGCATAAAACATacacaaatatgcaaattagattatttttaactttatttaatgaccttttgactttatatatatatatatatatatataaacacacacatatatttgtaATCCGTATTTCCCAGGATTCTGGCATAACCGTCTCTGGAAAGGCTGCCTTTGAATTTGGCCAGAATGAAGTACCTAAAAAGGCTTTAAAAATACTGTCTAGGTAGACAGCCAAACACACAAGCCTTCAGGAGATGCACACACACGAATAGAGTAATTAGAAAGAAAGCAACGCATTATTGCCTGCGTCTAGCTCAAGGGAAGGACATGACTGAAAGAGACAATTCTCCAGAGTGTCATGTTCacttttatgtatataaaaaaatgctgTCTGAAGGGCCTCATTTGTGCGTGCGTGTCCATCCACTCCTACACAAATATTTAGTCGTAGGCATCCTTACTGTACATACCTTTCAGAGAAGTGTCAGGCAATTAAATTTCACCTGCACGTCTGTTCAAGAGAGCTGTCATCAATCTGAGTTACAGTTTGAATCCGCACCAACAGCGCTCCTGTCCAAATCACATAgatacaaaacacaaacagcAGCAATTACACATCTACAGTGAAAGAAGTAGTTCAGGATCAAGCTGTACCACACATCACACATCACActaacacaataataataattgtaaaaatagttTTCCTACTGTATAGCAGGTGAAAAAGAGTATGTGAACAGAGTAGCGTGTCCGAATTTACAGTATTCATAAAATAGTAGGCAAAGAGTCCCCAGATGACCTACTATTCATGGCAAGAATCTGAAGTGTGCTTCCAGTGGACTCCCACAAGGCCATAGGAGAGAtttgtgaatggcagtgaagGGATGCAACTtcaggtcacatgacaatgacaaGACAAATGTAGTATGTTCATACTACACACATTTATACTATATAAAACATAGTAACTCAAAAGTAGTACCTACTCAGAGAGCATGCAATTTTGGATGCAGCTCTTTTGGTGTTGTTTTGTAGCTTTTAGTTAATAGGTGTTTCCAAAATTGCATGCTGTCTGAGAAATGTTCCTCACATTTGATGAGGAATTAACTTTAGCTTTGGGAACATTAAAAAGATTTGCTCATAATGCTGAACTAATGACATTTTTTGTCCAATCTGGAAGTCAGCATCACCATGGTTCCCTCAACAAAAGAATAGTTCGCAAGAGCGTGATTATACAAAACAGTGAGGCTGTAAAAGCAGACTAGTGAATAGATTTGTTTACCTGTTCAGCttgatgacgtttaatgtccTTGATAacctctgtagtcccatttagcctCTTGCTAGCAATCTCCTTTCTTAAGACACATcactgatgtattttatgtcatagtgctaaaatgctaactcatTTCTGGGTTTGGTCTGCAAAAATATGTCTATTTACAACTCCTTTCccatggcctcatgggatagtaaattGTCCATAGTATGCATACTTCAAAATATGGGTGGAAGTAGTTAATTTGAGGTTTATTAATACTAAAAATTCAGATGCACGACTAATTTCACCTAATATATAGGGAAGTAGGCATTTTCAGGCACAGGACATGTCTATTAGCTTTTAACCGTCTTTTTAGCTTTTTACCGTCTTTCTCTTCTAGAAAAccagaataaaaatatttatgacaCATCCTGAAACATAAATGTTTACAAATTTATATCTAATAATGCATTCTTTAGAATAAGATGTCCTTCCTACTAATGCTACCTGCTTCTGACTAGCATAAGCAAGTAGCAAATAATGATTCATGACTGTGATGTAAACTAGAGGCTACTAGCTATTTAAAGAAACACGTCGTCGCAAGAAAACAACACTCGTCAAGCATTTTCTTGGGGTCTTTAGGATCAGGTATCTCATGCGTTGGAATACCGGTAGCGATCATTAGCAGCCTGAAGGTGTATGAACTGTAAGCGCAGAGTTTTCAGAGGTCAAACCAACAAGGGCAGAGTTTAAAGATAGGCCAAACATAAACAAGCTGTAACTCATCAGAAGATTCAGTTGCCATGTGGCCTGCAGATTTATCTAGGTCACACTGAAGGTAAAGACACCTGATATGTAACCAAAGCTGAACTGAAGTAGAACATCCACGCCATACTGGTGTCTGTCAAGGTGTAGGTGTAAATGAAATTAGTTATACCGATGGTCACTATTTTACGAGAGGCTTGGGTGGCTCTGTAAAAGAGGGAAACCGTACTTCTAATCCATGTTTGTGTTGCTTACGTCCTCTGGAGCGCGATTGGCCACGCTCTAAATTTAGAGGAAGAAGAAGGGAGGAAATGAGATGAGTGGGATGAACAGGGAGATGGAAATCTGGAAGGaggtcaaaaaagaaaatgacatgTGTTTCTGTGCGACAGTGACAGAAAGAAACGAGGTATGAAGGCAAGGTGGTTGATGTTTTATTCTTTATGATAAATTTGCATTAATCCAAGTCAGGAGAGAAACTGCGTTCACTCAATGATTGGCACACACAGTAATGCATATCAAGAGAGCATACCAAACATCCGAAACGGATGGATGGAAATAGGCAATAGAATCTTGGCTTCGGCATGGATGTCATTTCACATATCTGACAAATACTGTGCATGTGTAGACTGCACATGTACAAGTGTTCTAATACAGGCGAGATCGACAGCAGACAAAACAAGATTTAGCATAAAAATCAACGCATATACATATTTGCACCACTCTTTTTTATGAACAAGGCATTGATATCACACTTTGATTTTAGAAATTCATGAGTACAGTAAGACTTTTGAAGCCAAAAATTATACAACTAAAAAACTTCAcctgataatataatataatataatataatataatataatataatataatataatataatataatataatataatatataatataatataatataatataatataatataatataatataatataatataatataatataatataatataatataatataatataatataatatgcacaaaattacaatatcaaaatatttacttaaaattcactcagaaaatattttaatacaaaaagtGCCATTTTTATTCAGTCAGACAATAAAAGATTTAGAATAAGATTCAATCCATACACAGATCTTTACCACTCTTTATTTATGAATATGCACTAATATCGcaatttgttttaatgtatttgttaaaaTGCATGTGTACAGTAAGACCTTTGAAGTCACAatttataaaactaaaaaactacACCTGAGtggatatataatataatataatataatataatataatataatataatataatataatataatataatataatataatataatataatataatataatataatgcacaaaattttaatatttatttaaaattcactcacaaatatttgaatacaaaaatgtgcaatttcCATTCAGTCAGTAGTAAAAATCATGAAATTAGTCAGAACCAAAACCAGaactgataatattaataacagaactaccagaaagacagaaaacatTGCTTAAATGGGAAGAATTAGTCTAGTTTTGCCTAGgggaaaaacactgaaaaatccCAGAGTACATCATTGTGGTGCTGGATGTCACTGCAGACCTGCAAAAATACTTTCATCAAACAttcttttgtttaataaaaaggTCACATTAAcaggataaaaataaataaataaataaaacactcaaAGTTTGACTTTTAAACCAGCGCCTTCCTACTTCGGATTGTTGCATAATCTAGCCCAACTCAGTAGGAAAGCTATTTCTGTCATGCACCAGAGGCTGCCAACAatgaaagtttctcattattatgatCTGCTTTCCTCTAACACTTTCAATAACTGATTCTAGATCAGCATCAGTGTCAGCGTTCACAATGGGAAGCAGcaggagcagcagcagcagacgtTGGGGCTTTTAATTAATGCTTTTGATTTCAGTTCGTCTCTTGCTGTCATCAAGCGACCACCTCCAGATGAAGAGGGCTGGTCAGAACCGGAGATGAATCAACTGGGCTTTCCACTGCTGCTGTCAGCTGCCAGACTAAAAACACGGATGAAACCCAAAACCAGATTTTCATTAGAACTGGAAGCCCCATCATGTAACTGAAGTTCCTTTTCAAAGACTAAACTGCCCTCTTTCTGAGAATTTGATGATATATTTCCATCGTTAAAACCATCATGTATCTTtttccaaaatattcatttctcAGTATGTACTTTTGCAAATCAGCCAGCACATTTAAATTTGTGTTCCTGTGAATAATCATCACTTTATtcgttatttatttacaatgctGCAGTTTtctccaaaaagaaataaaataaaatagttgagTGATCATGTTGCTTTTCAAATATGCAATTCCATGTGGTTGCTTCACGTCTAAGGCGCCACCGTTAATAAACAGTCAGTGCCGGCCAAGAACAGAATAAATTCGCTCATGTATCTCAAGCAGCTTTGTTATGGATTTCAAGTGGTTCTCTTATTTCCCCCACTGACGAGACATGAAGGCTGTTTTCCACATCACGAAGGAGAAAAGATTCATCTGTTTTTTCGATGTACTTTAGTGCCAAGACCAAATCAAAGCTTGAAAATGTCtgcataaacataaatataaaaacataaataagcTTCATTTCTGTTACCTACAACTTCAATAACAGTCAGTGTTTGGAAACCCAGTCATGccaataataacatttataccACAATTACATTTATACCACAGCATAACTACAGTATGGCTTCAGTATTTAGACTTCTGTTTCCAAAATTATAGTCCTAGATATTAAACATTATAAGTTTACCTCAATTATACCTCAATCTtcataaaaagttaaatataacAGTATCCAGAACCTCAACCTTTAAATGTCCCAAGCTGTATATAAAGTCAATCAAAATATACAGCATCAAGTTtaactaaaaacattaaaataacaaaagataTAGTTCAACCAATAATGAAATATTGCACGAGTTTCCCcaaaaaatgtgctattatgTTAAAGTTATGAGCTTATacgtattattattttaggcaTTTCATCCTAATGGTACATACACTCTGCCAAAATGTCTGGCCCACTTCCTGTTACATTTCCAACAGCATCCTCTCTAGTGCCAACTTATGCACAATATAATCACATTGCCAACCATagcttttttatatatgtatatacccCAGATTCACCAGGATgtactactgttgttttctgttCCACTTTATCAAGAGGATTCAGTTCAAAACTAAATGAGAAGTTCACTTCAGCCTCCACACCACTAGATGTCACTGTTTTTCTTAGGTAAGCACTTTTCCCAAGGACTGTATGGAAGAGCAAGGACCAAGAACAAGACCCCAGCAACAATGACCAGACCCCCGGCACAGCCCACACACGTCACTGACCATGCCATTTCATGATTTAGAGGTATGGATTGGTCACTTGCTAAGAAAGACAGCACTGATTGGTGGAAAATTATGATGCAGAGGAAGATTAAGACACCTgtggagagacagagaggaaaaaaagaataCCATCAGATGTATTCAAAcctaggtaacactttattttaaggtgttcataatacagagtaattacctagttaagtacttagtagtagccgttgtacttacatgaaataaaatgtacttaccatgtaactaagttatggaacagcctgtaattacagtttgtaattatgtagatgtaatagacAGCTACTGTTACTGTTAAAATTCAAATGctaaacaaatgctgttctttagaaatgaaatgcatcatggtttccacaaaaaata
This portion of the Onychostoma macrolepis isolate SWU-2019 chromosome 19, ASM1243209v1, whole genome shotgun sequence genome encodes:
- the cacng8a gene encoding calcium channel, voltage-dependent, gamma subunit 8a — its product is MDGKGRHIPPAMVWCERGIQVLLTTVGAFAAFALMTVAIGTDYWLYARAFICNSTANSSQDDPHNKDKKDPGALTHSGLWRICCLEGLKRGVCSQINHFPEDADYDQDAAEYLLRVVRASSIFPILSAILLLLGGVCVASSRFYKTKRHIILGAGILFVVAGLSNIIGVIVYISAALSDISPKKDEDKKWHYSYGWSFYFGGLSFILAEVVGVLAVNIYIERNKELRCRSRTDLFRSTTSAVLRLPGYRFRRRSSRSSSRSTAEPTRSREQSPTSAIAPKNFGPPLAAGPPPFSVATLPNPHTHSGGGMGDISMYTLGREGKPPMYGTVDRATLYQLHNYFPTKEGGGGALMTGTLPSLSKSNLAASTNATLNTSSSSGPQQAPLSAGSSATMERDRGLGTLDRLGKGDSSNTNTLNRRTTPV